From one Dysidea avara chromosome 9, odDysAvar1.4, whole genome shotgun sequence genomic stretch:
- the LOC136267185 gene encoding uncharacterized protein, with protein MYRNVVCDSALSLPGNYKAHVKMYHGNERSDNRIFPILRNNCLASNRLDEDSYSIASYSSSSTEPQWSLVLGEENKPKDMSTIGAQFLEWRVLKDNERSQHLPPIVPRALTSHVRRARTTSPLHDPQRKRIWLSRTVDPCVTSVSLTPQPKPKIVAHPCKDQYNNLKKTIESYYEGHYPDSKERARKRPPSVSSHVSPQLLNGLILHHQNLQPVSNKGAIYVRTGVPPPSHFIVHPDWHLEPTL; from the exons ATGTACAGAAACGTGGTCTGTGATTCAGCTCTCTCCCTGCCCGGTAACTACAAAGCACATGTGAAGATGTACCATGGAAATGAGCGGTCTGACAACCGAATCTTCCCCATTCTGAGGAACAACTGTCTTGCCAGTAACAGACTAGATGAAGACAGCTATAGTATTGCTTCTTATAGTAGCAGTAGTACAGAACCACAATGGTCACTTGTATTGGGTGAAGAAAATAAGCCAAAAGACATGAGCACAATTGGA GCTCAGTTCCTAGAATGGAGagtactaaaggataatgaaagAAGTCAACACCTTCCTCCAATAGTACCCAGAG CCTTAACTTCACATGTAAGAAGAGCCAGG ACAACTTCTCCACTTCATGATCCACAAAGAAAGCGAATATGGCTGTCGCGGACTGTCG ATCCTTGTGTTACTTCAGTCTCACTAACTCCTCAGCCAAAACCCAAAATAGTAGCTCACCCTTGTAAAGACCAATACAATAACTTAAAGAAGACCATTGAAAG CTACTATGAAGGACATTATCCAGACAGCAAGGAACGGGCACGAAAGAGACCACCAAGTGTTTCATCCCATGTGTCTCCACAGCTACTTAACGGGCTTATTCTACATCATCAGAATTTGCAGCCAGTTAGCAACAAAGGTGCCATCTATGTCAGAACAGGAGTACCTCCTCCATCACACTTTATTGTTCATCCTGACTGGCATCTTGAACCAACACTATAA
- the LOC136267183 gene encoding transcriptional adapter 1-like: MALDVQEAKKSIAEALGDKASRYWELIKNWYRKKITKEDFDAKAKILLGSGNVCLHNNFMFAILIKCQTGLYQGGRNSVSSTQFTLSGKPKAKKRKYDSSLVSPREFSRANPFDGVAKAQPIMDQCLVLCSKDHVIPSVPILHVRMLINCWELGLETVPEETVLLMATAVEFLLKNVITAVIERRKTYKTGVKGFKHAFGHGAVPSKFVSVSAGGSSHTETPNRLHSSAVLSETDVAFSAAVNNDITTDRPIDLFELRNTLQFNQQVIPSHTVYATAMETILCTMWHPSHQDLDHMTAVSQWECKYKEKHLKNKPSVTT; the protein is encoded by the exons ATGGCGTTAGACGTGCAGGAAGCTAAGAAAAGCATCGCTGAAGCGTTAGGTGACAAAGCGTCACGTTACTGGGAACTGATAAAGAACTGGTACAGGAAAAAG ATTACAAAAGAAGATTTTGACGCGAAAGCAAAGATTCTCTTAGGCAGTGGAAATG TATGCCTTCACAATAACTTCATGTTTGCTATTCTGATCAAGTGTCAAACTGGACTATATCAAG GTGGACGCAATTCAGTTAGTAGTACTCAGTTCACACTATCAGGGAAGCCTAAGGCTAAGAAGAGAAAATATGATTCCTCTCTGGTTTCACCT CGAGAGTTTTCTCGTGCTAATCCATTTGATGGAGTGGCTAAGGCACAGCCAATAATGGATCAGTGTTTAGTGTTGTGTTCAAAGGATCATGTGATACCCAGTGTTCCCATATTACATGTTAGAATGTTGATCAACTGTTGGGAGTTAGGACTAGAGACTGTTCCTGAAGAAACTGTGTTGTTAATGGCAACTGCAGTggag TTTCTGCTAAAGAATGTCATTACAGCTGTTATTGAAAGAAGGAAGACTTACAAAACAGGGGTTAAAGGATTCAAACATGCATTCGGTCACGGAGCTGTACCTAGCAAGTTTGTTTCAGTCAGTGCTGGAGGCAGCAGCCACACAGAAACACCAAACAG ACTACACAGTAGTGCTGTTCTGAGTGAGACAGATGTTGCATTTTCAGCAGCCGTCAATAATGATATAACTACTGATCGTCCAATTGACCTATTTGAACTACGTAACACTTTACAG TTTAATCAGCAAGTTATTCCGTCACACACAGTCTACGCTACAGCAATGGAGACAATTCTGTGTACCATGTGGCACCCTAGTCATCAAGACTTGGATCACATGACTGCAGTGAGCCAATGGGAAtgcaagtacaaagaaaaacacTTGAAAAATAAACCTTCTGTCACAACATag
- the LOC136267178 gene encoding axonemal dynein light chain domain-containing protein 1-like isoform X1, with protein sequence MSSATDSIVPVAGTVKAAGSGCLLPFIEGTKKDATATTKGVPNDFIPSDLLLSLKRFTGSDLSTPPKGATALPPSRKNPTLPPTNTSPMPVRRPANMWNFPNRRRKFKHLTGNTPCICGAGKDISFLYDIQGEEDDDVASKDDNSTLAQSIPASLIPEEYHIVKHPGVIGLEFHDDSYSSRPADHDHHMTVFPSMKPSGRHEVVALKHTMDAMLEKAGIGKMASDEELSGPTSMHNLLQLVQKEQDIYNIIFHELIRQVSVHCVERGGLLSELRTRYSNLLDRIPRQVKDLHNEVTAQRALDRRLTSELKKFKTTITSLTRELADVKEHDMAITEMADTAQEELATALADSQRSSRTLTEYHELYELQRKRLESQVATLNQERNVWQQTAYDLAYRVAEEHNLHSVRKLQLYEKSWVKLSTHFSLVLSSKETHQLNELQYSVMLWRDDIIKFSTELVDLESTIRNKLMIIRQKLQGWIAEFETMMDEETGIFTAPDDKVVFQLWKDIQGFQETFSKEGEHFAGEVLLSKQETIKSLAELVERWTDTAIKMFSRHRIDSNAEEFEMMQNVNANIDELLAEYGVRVSGENGIATSFLHLLTPMETWDTKLNAVLNSGKTLPNSDWLKLHVLMEEWLDKVEDTIGLIGKPTPSSMSISSITSTALPVEQLTKDVDKWKNTLTNSIDSQNAKIAEQVLQTHMSLVQWMSNVLLRLSHAKHVDQGVEEDGEEDKMKLSDYVTECDALTSSMEKFTKHLISCCEDVVPPTEDTSEEESTTGEPQNELKRMMSECEQWIKMAKLLLQELGAVDINVNKQASPTTAASKQDSGSAAGQQKDDDNATTTNNETTEQKPPDDSSSTRDNVQVLGEDENVRAKPMEEMITKTSSDIAAVASTAKLELVEENEIPAHSPVLQVDAEKLVMQVDQLEATVKQQEKRVHDAEEQAKESKQQLMLATDRISELENELAELKRSAEKDGRSSTSGKTKKSAVRRTTKQNESPLKKR encoded by the exons ATGTCTTCTGCTACCGATAGCATCGTGCCTGTAGCAGGAACAGTTAAAGCTGCAGGTAGCGGCTGTCTGCTGCCATTCATTGAGGGGACAAAGAAAGATGCGACAGCTACTACGAAAGGAGTACCAAACGATTTTATCCCTTCTGATTTGTTACTAAGTTTGAAGAGATTTACTGGTAGTGATCTGTCTACACCTCCAAAGGGGGCTACTGCCTTACCACCTTCAAGAAAGAACCCAACTCTACCTCCAACTAACACA TCTCCTATGCCTGTCAGACGTCCCGCTAACATGTGGAACTTTCCTAACCGACGGAGAAAGTTTAAACACCTCACGGGTAACACACCGTGTATTTGTGGTGCTGGAAA GGATATTTCTTTTTTATACGACATCCAAGGTGAAGAGGACGATGATGTAGCCTCAAAGGATGATAAT TCTACACTAGCACAATCCATACCAGCTTCACTCATTCCTGAAGAATACCACATTGTTAAACATCCCGGTGTAATAGGACTTGAATTCCATGATGA CTCCTACTCATCAAGACCAGCGGATCATGATCATCACATGACTGTGTTCCCATCCAT GAAGCCTTCAGGCCGACATGAAGTAGTAGCATTAAAG CACACCATGGATGCCATGTTGGAGAAGGCTGGTATAGGGAAGATGGCGTCAGATGAGGAACTCAGTGGACCCACCAGTATGCATAACTTGTTACAACTGGTACAAAAGGAACAAGATATCTATAATATCATATTTCATGAGCTCATCAGACAA GTTAGTGTGCATTGTGTTGAAAGAGGTGGGCTATTGTCAGAACTAAGGACAAGATACAGTAATCTGTTAGACCGGATACCACGCCAAGTGAAGGA TCTCCACAATGAAGTCACTGCACAGCGAGCACTGGACAGGCGACTCACTAGTGAATTGAAAAAATTTAAGACCACAATTACTTCTTTAACTCG GGAGTTAGCTGATGTGAAGGAGCATGACATGGCCATCACAGAAATGGCAGACACTGCCCAAGAAGAGTTAGCCACTGCTTTAGCTGACTCTCAGAGGAGTTCACG TACCCTAACTGAGTACCATGAACTGTATGAGCTCCAAAGGAAGAGACTAGAGTCACAAGTTG CCACTCTGAACCAGGAGAGGAATGTATGGCAACAAACTGCATATGATCTGGCATACAGG GTAGCAGAAGAACACAACTTACACAGTGTCAGGAAACTACAGTTGTACGAGAAGTCGTGGGTAAAGTTATCCACACACTTTTCACTAGTACTGAGCAGCAAGGAAACTCATCAG TTAAATGAGCTACAGTACAGTGTAATGTTATGGAGAGATGACATcataaaattttctactgaactTGTGGACTTAGAGAGTACAATACGAAACAAG CTGATGATCATAAGGCAAAAACTACAAGGCTGGATAGCAGAATTTGAAACTATGAT GGATGAAGAGACAGGTATCTTTACTGCACCAGATGATAAAGTGGTCTTCCAATTGTGGAAAGACATACAGGGGTTTCAAGAG ACATTTAGCAAGGAAGGTGAGCATTTTGCTGGAGAAGTATTACTAAGCAAACAGGAGACAATTAAGTCATTAGCTGAACTG gttGAACGGTGGACAGATACAGCAATCAAGATGTTCTCAAGACATCGGATTGATTCGAATGCGGAGGAGTTTGAAATGATGCAAAATGTCAATGCAAATATTGATGAGCTGCTGGCTGAGTATGGCGTCAGGGTGAGCGGTGAGAATGGCATCGCGACCAGCTTCCTGCACCTCTTGACTCCCATGGAGACTTG GGATACAAAACTGAATGCAGTGTTAAACAGTGGTAAAACACTACCGAATTCAGACTGGCTCAA GCTGCATGTTCTGATGGAGGAGTGGCTGGATAAGGTGGAAGACACAATTGGCTTGATCGGCAAGCCCACTCCCAGTAGCATGAGCATTTCCAGTATCACCAGCACTGC TTTACCTGTGGAACAACTGACAAAAGATGTTGACAAGTGGAAGAACACACTGACAAACAGCATAGACTCTCAGAATGCTAAGATTGCAGAACAA GTTTTACAGACACACATGTCACTGGTGCAGTGGATGTCCAATGTACTACTGAGGCTAAGTCATGCCAAACACGTTGATCAAG GAGTAGAGGAGGATGGTGAAGAGGATAAAATGAAGCTGTCTGATTATGTAACTGAGTGTGATGCCCTCACTAGCTCAATGGAAAAGTTTACCAAGCATCTCATCAG TTGTTGTGAAGATGTAGTACCACCAACTGAAGATACAAGTGAGGAAGAGTCCACTACAGGTGAACCACAGAATGAGCTCAAAAGAATGATG AGTGAATGTGAACAATGGATTAAGATGGCCAAGCTGTTACTACAAGAACTGGGTGCAGTCGACATCAATGTGAACAAGCAAGCTTCACCCACTACTGCAGCTAGTAAACAAGACTCTGGCAGTGCTGCTGGG CAGCAGAAGGATGATGACAATGCCACGACCACAAACAATGAGACAACAGAACAAAAGCCACCTGACGATTCGAGCAGCACTCGAGACAATGTACAAGTCTTGGGAGAAGATGAGAATGTACGAGCAAAGCCAATGGAAGAAATGATAACCAAG ACGTCAAGTGATATTGCAGCTGTGGCGTCTACAGCTAAACTAGAATTAGTAGAGGAAAATG AAATTCCAGCACACAGCCCTGTATTACAAGTGGATGCTGAGAAATTAGTTATGCAAGTTGATCAACTAGAAGCAACCGTCAA ACAACAAGAAAAGAGGGTACATGATGCTGAAGAACAAGCTAAGGAGTCGAAACAGCAACTCATGCTAGCTACAGATCGCATTAGTGAACTAGAAAATGAACTAGCCGAACTGAAAAGGTCGGCCGAGAAAGATGGTAGATCTAGCACTTCAGGTAAAACAAAAAAATCTGCTGTCCGAAgaaccacaaaacaaaatgAATCACCTCTGAAAAAAAGATGA
- the LOC136267178 gene encoding axonemal dynein light chain domain-containing protein 1-like isoform X2 — protein sequence MSSATDSIVPVAGTVKAAGSGCLLPFIEGTKKDATATTKGVPNDFIPSDLLLSLKRFTGSDLSTPPKGATALPPSRKNPTLPPTNTSPMPVRRPANMWNFPNRRRKFKHLTGNTPCICGAGKDISFLYDIQGEEDDDVASKDDNSTLAQSIPASLIPEEYHIVKHPGVIGLEFHDDSYSSRPADHDHHMTVFPSMKPSGRHEVVALKHTMDAMLEKAGIGKMASDEELSGPTSMHNLLQLVQKEQDIYNIIFHELIRQVSVHCVERGGLLSELRTRYSNLLDRIPRQVKDLHNEVTAQRALDRRLTSELKKFKTTITSLTRELADVKEHDMAITEMADTAQEELATALADSQRSSRTLTEYHELYELQRKRLESQVATLNQERNVWQQTAYDLAYRVAEEHNLHSVRKLQLYEKSWVKLSTHFSLVLSSKETHQLNELQYSVMLWRDDIIKFSTELVDLESTIRNKLMIIRQKLQGWIAEFETMMDEETGIFTAPDDKVVFQLWKDIQGFQETFSKEGEHFAGEVLLSKQETIKSLAELVERWTDTAIKMFSRHRIDSNAEEFEMMQNVNANIDELLAEYGVRVSGENGIATSFLHLLTPMETWDTKLNAVLNSGKTLPNSDWLKLHVLMEEWLDKVEDTIGLIGKPTPSSMSISSITSTALPVEQLTKDVDKWKNTLTNSIDSQNAKIAEQVLQTHMSLVQWMSNVLLRLSHAKHVDQGVEEDGEEDKMKLSDYVTECDALTSSMEKFTKHLISCCEDVVPPTEDTSEEESTTGEPQNELKRMMSECEQWIKMAKLLLQELGAVDINVNKQASPTTAASKQDSGSAAGQKDDDNATTTNNETTEQKPPDDSSSTRDNVQVLGEDENVRAKPMEEMITKTSSDIAAVASTAKLELVEENEIPAHSPVLQVDAEKLVMQVDQLEATVKQQEKRVHDAEEQAKESKQQLMLATDRISELENELAELKRSAEKDGRSSTSGKTKKSAVRRTTKQNESPLKKR from the exons ATGTCTTCTGCTACCGATAGCATCGTGCCTGTAGCAGGAACAGTTAAAGCTGCAGGTAGCGGCTGTCTGCTGCCATTCATTGAGGGGACAAAGAAAGATGCGACAGCTACTACGAAAGGAGTACCAAACGATTTTATCCCTTCTGATTTGTTACTAAGTTTGAAGAGATTTACTGGTAGTGATCTGTCTACACCTCCAAAGGGGGCTACTGCCTTACCACCTTCAAGAAAGAACCCAACTCTACCTCCAACTAACACA TCTCCTATGCCTGTCAGACGTCCCGCTAACATGTGGAACTTTCCTAACCGACGGAGAAAGTTTAAACACCTCACGGGTAACACACCGTGTATTTGTGGTGCTGGAAA GGATATTTCTTTTTTATACGACATCCAAGGTGAAGAGGACGATGATGTAGCCTCAAAGGATGATAAT TCTACACTAGCACAATCCATACCAGCTTCACTCATTCCTGAAGAATACCACATTGTTAAACATCCCGGTGTAATAGGACTTGAATTCCATGATGA CTCCTACTCATCAAGACCAGCGGATCATGATCATCACATGACTGTGTTCCCATCCAT GAAGCCTTCAGGCCGACATGAAGTAGTAGCATTAAAG CACACCATGGATGCCATGTTGGAGAAGGCTGGTATAGGGAAGATGGCGTCAGATGAGGAACTCAGTGGACCCACCAGTATGCATAACTTGTTACAACTGGTACAAAAGGAACAAGATATCTATAATATCATATTTCATGAGCTCATCAGACAA GTTAGTGTGCATTGTGTTGAAAGAGGTGGGCTATTGTCAGAACTAAGGACAAGATACAGTAATCTGTTAGACCGGATACCACGCCAAGTGAAGGA TCTCCACAATGAAGTCACTGCACAGCGAGCACTGGACAGGCGACTCACTAGTGAATTGAAAAAATTTAAGACCACAATTACTTCTTTAACTCG GGAGTTAGCTGATGTGAAGGAGCATGACATGGCCATCACAGAAATGGCAGACACTGCCCAAGAAGAGTTAGCCACTGCTTTAGCTGACTCTCAGAGGAGTTCACG TACCCTAACTGAGTACCATGAACTGTATGAGCTCCAAAGGAAGAGACTAGAGTCACAAGTTG CCACTCTGAACCAGGAGAGGAATGTATGGCAACAAACTGCATATGATCTGGCATACAGG GTAGCAGAAGAACACAACTTACACAGTGTCAGGAAACTACAGTTGTACGAGAAGTCGTGGGTAAAGTTATCCACACACTTTTCACTAGTACTGAGCAGCAAGGAAACTCATCAG TTAAATGAGCTACAGTACAGTGTAATGTTATGGAGAGATGACATcataaaattttctactgaactTGTGGACTTAGAGAGTACAATACGAAACAAG CTGATGATCATAAGGCAAAAACTACAAGGCTGGATAGCAGAATTTGAAACTATGAT GGATGAAGAGACAGGTATCTTTACTGCACCAGATGATAAAGTGGTCTTCCAATTGTGGAAAGACATACAGGGGTTTCAAGAG ACATTTAGCAAGGAAGGTGAGCATTTTGCTGGAGAAGTATTACTAAGCAAACAGGAGACAATTAAGTCATTAGCTGAACTG gttGAACGGTGGACAGATACAGCAATCAAGATGTTCTCAAGACATCGGATTGATTCGAATGCGGAGGAGTTTGAAATGATGCAAAATGTCAATGCAAATATTGATGAGCTGCTGGCTGAGTATGGCGTCAGGGTGAGCGGTGAGAATGGCATCGCGACCAGCTTCCTGCACCTCTTGACTCCCATGGAGACTTG GGATACAAAACTGAATGCAGTGTTAAACAGTGGTAAAACACTACCGAATTCAGACTGGCTCAA GCTGCATGTTCTGATGGAGGAGTGGCTGGATAAGGTGGAAGACACAATTGGCTTGATCGGCAAGCCCACTCCCAGTAGCATGAGCATTTCCAGTATCACCAGCACTGC TTTACCTGTGGAACAACTGACAAAAGATGTTGACAAGTGGAAGAACACACTGACAAACAGCATAGACTCTCAGAATGCTAAGATTGCAGAACAA GTTTTACAGACACACATGTCACTGGTGCAGTGGATGTCCAATGTACTACTGAGGCTAAGTCATGCCAAACACGTTGATCAAG GAGTAGAGGAGGATGGTGAAGAGGATAAAATGAAGCTGTCTGATTATGTAACTGAGTGTGATGCCCTCACTAGCTCAATGGAAAAGTTTACCAAGCATCTCATCAG TTGTTGTGAAGATGTAGTACCACCAACTGAAGATACAAGTGAGGAAGAGTCCACTACAGGTGAACCACAGAATGAGCTCAAAAGAATGATG AGTGAATGTGAACAATGGATTAAGATGGCCAAGCTGTTACTACAAGAACTGGGTGCAGTCGACATCAATGTGAACAAGCAAGCTTCACCCACTACTGCAGCTAGTAAACAAGACTCTGGCAGTGCTGCTGGG CAGAAGGATGATGACAATGCCACGACCACAAACAATGAGACAACAGAACAAAAGCCACCTGACGATTCGAGCAGCACTCGAGACAATGTACAAGTCTTGGGAGAAGATGAGAATGTACGAGCAAAGCCAATGGAAGAAATGATAACCAAG ACGTCAAGTGATATTGCAGCTGTGGCGTCTACAGCTAAACTAGAATTAGTAGAGGAAAATG AAATTCCAGCACACAGCCCTGTATTACAAGTGGATGCTGAGAAATTAGTTATGCAAGTTGATCAACTAGAAGCAACCGTCAA ACAACAAGAAAAGAGGGTACATGATGCTGAAGAACAAGCTAAGGAGTCGAAACAGCAACTCATGCTAGCTACAGATCGCATTAGTGAACTAGAAAATGAACTAGCCGAACTGAAAAGGTCGGCCGAGAAAGATGGTAGATCTAGCACTTCAGGTAAAACAAAAAAATCTGCTGTCCGAAgaaccacaaaacaaaatgAATCACCTCTGAAAAAAAGATGA
- the LOC136267182 gene encoding lysophosphatidylserine lipase ABHD12-like, whose protein sequence is MRNRQQQKSTLSDATESADQDKPSPMRRKFGWKSKLLIFLVISYFSIPFAIRFIRPLQSALIYVNFIDIPLFTNLSTPQELGLNATRSFYLHHKHGERVGVWQIASNKYHQMDTISDRQYMEMLSDGGPIILYMHGNTGTRAMRHRIGMYNMLVKRGYHCVTFDYRGYGDSDGSATELGMKEDGYLVWKWIRKHAPNAKVFVWGHSLGSAAATHLLQDTCSEPHPPSGLILDAPFTKMEDAAVNHIISAPYWPIVSYLQYTCISHLKEKFSTIDKISGVSCKILIIHGTQDIIIPFELGKKLYEHAVKNRKPEDGDVLFLDCGPQQHRTNYLSPLLPDALTSFIDNS, encoded by the coding sequence ATGAGAAACAGACAACAGCAGAAAAGTACTCTTAGTGACGCCACTGAATCAGCTGATCAAGACAAACCTTCGCCAATGAGAAGAAAATTTGGATGGAAATCAAAACTGTTGATTTTTCTGGTGATCAGTTACTTTTCGATACCATTTGCGATAAGATTCATACGACCATTACAGAGTGCACTAATATACGTGAACTTTATTGATATTCCTTTGTTCACTAATCTGTCAACTCCTCAAGAACTAGGCCTAAATGCCACAAGGTCGTTTTATCTCCACCACAAACATGGTGAGCGTGTTGGTGTATGGCAAATTGCATCCAATAAATACCACCAAATGGACACGATCAGTGATAGGCAGTATATGGAGATGCTATCCGATGGTGGGCCTATCATTTTGTACATGCATGGGAACACAGGTACCAGAGCGATGAGGCATCGTATTGGAATGTACAATATGTTGGTTAAGAGAGGGTATCATTGTGTTACCTTTGACTATCGAGGTTATGGGGACTCGGATGGGTCAGCTACTGAGCTAGGAATGAAGGAAGATGGGTATTTGGTGTGGAAATGGATCAGAAAACATGCTCCTAATGCAAAAGTGTTTGTGTGGGGACATTCCCTTGGCTCAGCTGCTGCTACACATTTGCTACAGGATACCTGCAGTGAGCCCCACCCACCGTCTGGCTTAATTCTGGATGCACCATTCACCAAAATGGAAGATGCTGCTGTTAATCACATTATTTCAGCACCTTATTGGCCTATCGTTTCATACCTACAGTACACATGCATATCCCACCTTAAGGAAAAATTTTCCACAATTGATAAGATTTCTGGAGTATCATGTAAAATTCTGATCATCCATGGTACTCAAGACATCATAATTCCTTTTGAGCTTGGCAAAAAATTGTACGAACATGCAGTAAAGAATCGTAAACCTGAAGATGGCGACGTATTGTTTTTAGACTGTGGACCTCAGCAGCATAGAACAAACTACCTCTCTCCACTTCTCCCAGATGCTCTAACAAGTTTTATTGACAATAGTTAA